The following proteins are co-located in the Manihot esculenta cultivar AM560-2 chromosome 7, M.esculenta_v8, whole genome shotgun sequence genome:
- the LOC110619620 gene encoding basic blue protein: MAEGRGSAVVGMVVLWLLLLHFEMGSAATYTVGGSSGWTFNVSGWPKGKRFRAGDIIVFNYSPSAHNVVAVGRPGYSSCKAPKGAKVYTSGKDRIKLVKGQNFFLCSFAGHCQAGMKIAITAV; the protein is encoded by the exons ATGGCTGAGGGAAGAGGCAGTGCAGTGGTGGGCATGGTGGTCCTCTGGTTGTTGCTGCTCCATTTTGAGATGGGTAGTGCAGCAACTTATACTGTTGGAGGTTCTAGTGGTTGGACCTTTAACGTTTCTGGCTGGCCTAAAGGAAAACGCTTTAGAGCTGGTGATATAATTG TGTTCAACTATAGTCCTTCAGCACACAACGTAGTGGCAGTGGGGAGGCCTGGATACAGTTCATGCAAAGCTCCAAAAGGTGCAAAAGTTTATACATCAGGCAAGGATAGGATCAAGCTTGTGAAGGGCCAAAACTTCTTTCTCTGCAGCTTTGCTGGTCACTGTCAGGCTGGAATGAAAATAGCCATAACTGCTGTCTGA
- the LOC110619682 gene encoding patatin-like phospholipase domain-containing protein 2, producing the protein MFFTKKANRASASSSISMAPSLSSLLPHPQSASSSSSFSFNPNPYLAHRYSLLPLRPQSLNLSVGCSSSSDNNKITYPPPPQPSPPEKKSFAVATGELFLGIASRLLKSGKGNKNGSLSSSGVSLFEKSNGNGNGNGSVDYDERIGAVMEDEIEPEVIWEQRVKDIEAEKERRVITSPGFSFSAAGLLFPYHLGVAQLLIEKGYIKETTPLAGSSAGAIVCAVIASGASMQEALQATKLLAADCRLRGTAFRLGAVLRDVLEKFLPDDVHIRSNGRVRVAVTQILWRPRGLLVDQFDSKEDLINAVFTSSFIPGYLAPRPATMFRNRLCIDGGLTLFMPPTSAAETVRVCAFPASRLGLQGIGISPDCNPENRASPRELFNWALEPAEEGILDRLFELGYMDAAVWAKENQVDNIVEEDGPSAQNGFAKSSS; encoded by the exons ATGTTTTTCACCAAGAAGGCTAACAGAGCATCTGCTTCTTCTTCCATTTCCATGGCTCCATCCCTCTCCTCTCTCCTTCCTCATCCTCAATCTgcctcctcttcctcttccttttcttttaatcCCAACCCATATCTCGCCCACCGCTattctctccttcctcttcgccCTCAATCTCTCAATCTCTCCGTCGGATGTTCCTCTTCGTCTGATAACAATAAAATCACTTACCCACCTCCTCCGCAACCCTCGCCGCCGGAGAAAAAGTCGTTCGCTGTTGCTACTGGTGAACTCTTCTTGGGTATTGCGTCGAGGCTTTTGAAAAGTGGTAAAGGGAATAAAAATGGGAGCTTATCTTCTTCTGGGGTTTCGTTGTTTGAGAAATCGAATGGGAATGGGAATGGTAACGGGAGTGTGGATTATGATGAGAGGATTGGAGCGGTGATGGAGGACGAGATAGAGCCGGAGGTTATTTGGGAGCAAAGGGTTAAGGATATTGAGGCTGAGAAGGAACGGCGTGTTATTACGAGTCCTGGGTTTAGTTTTTCTGCTGCTGGATTGTTGTTTCCTTATCATCTTGGTGTTGCTCAATTGCTTATTGAGAAGGGCTACATTAAG GAAACCACACCTTTGGCCGGTTCCTCCGCTGGTGCCATAGTCTGTGCAGTTATTGCTTCTGGAGCTAGTATGCAGGAGGCCCTACAAGCTACCAAATTACTGGCTGCAGATTGCCGGCTAAGAGGGACTGCATTTAGACTTGGG GCTGTTCTTCGAGATGTTCTTGAAAAGTTTCTCCCAGATGATGTTCATATTAGGTCCAATGGGAGGGTTCGTG TTGCTGTAACTCAGATTTTGTGGAGACCCAGGGGCTTATTAGTGGATCAATTTGACTCCAAGGAAGATCTCATAAATGCAGTTTTCACTTCTTCCTTTATTCCAGG ATATCTTGCCCCAAGACCTGCCACAATGTTCCGGAATCGACTTTGCATTGATGGGGGGCTGACGTTGTTTATGCCACCAACATCTGCTGCTGAGACG GTTCGTGTTTGTGCTTTTCCGGCGAGTAGATTGGGGTTGCAAGGAATCGGGATTAGTCCAGACTGCAATCCTGAAAATAGAGCCAGCCCAAGAGAG CTCTTCAACTGGGCATTAGAGCCAGCAGAAGAAGGCATTCTTGACAGGCTCTTCGAGTTAGGATACATGGACGCAGCCGTGTGGGCCAAGGAGAATCAAGTTGACAACATAGTTGAAGAAGATGGTCCTTCAGCCCAAAATGGTTTTGCAAAAAGCTCATCATAA
- the LOC110618876 gene encoding probable plastid-lipid-associated protein 4, chloroplastic, translated as MAITASSAHLKTPRSSDELCTSHPSQAYLSSKSLSFTPIHNTQIDISYSNKNKLYAIADSWKWRTKVSFFQGFLVKEKDVKKLKEELLEAIAPLDRGAEASQEVQERVDEISRKLEAANKVKEPLKSKLLNGKWELIYTTSQSILQTKRPKFLRPNGKIYQAINVDTLRAQNIETWPFFNQATANLVPLNARRVAVKFDFFRIAGLIPIASPGSGRGQLEITYLDEELRISRGNRGNLFILKMVDPSYRVPL; from the exons ATGGCCATCACGGCCTCATCTGCTCACCTGAAAACACCTCGTTCCTCAGATGAACTCTGCACTTCCCATCCTTCACAAGCATATCTCTCATCAAAATCCCTCTCCTTTACTCCAATACACAATACCCAAATCGATATAAGCTATAGCAACAAGAATAAGCTTTATGCCATTGCTGATTCTTGGAAATGGAGAACCAAAGTTTCCTTCTTTCAAGGCTTCTTGGTAAAAGAGAAAGACGTTAAGAAACTTAAAGAGGAACTTCTTGAGGCCATAGCTCCCCTTGATCGTGGGGCTGAGGCTTCACAAGAGGTTCAAGAACGGGTTGATGAG ATTTCTCGTAAACTGGAGGCAGCAAATAAAGTGAAGGAACCTTTGAAGTCCAAGCTGCTGAATGGAAAATGGGAGCTTATATATACAACATCTCAATCAATTCTCCAAACAAAG AGGCCAAAGTTCTTAAGACCAAATGGGAAAATCTACCAAGCAATTAATGTGGACACTCTAAGGGCTCAAAATATTGAAACTTGGCCATTCTTTAATCAG GCCACTGCTAATTTGGTACCTCTAAATGCAAGAAGGGTTGCTGTTAAATTTGACTTCTTTAGAATTGCTGGTCTG ATACCCATTGCATCACCTGGAAGTGGCCGTGGTCAGTTGGAAATCACATACTTGGATGAGGAGTTACG AATCTCAAGAGGTAATAGAGGAAATTTGTTCATTTTGAAAATGGTGGATCCATCTTACAGAGTCCCCCTCTAA